The Sinorhizobium meliloti genome includes a window with the following:
- the greA gene encoding transcription elongation factor GreA → MSVAFIKEESAETASETLLPDRPISPHPNLVTETGLKALELHLQQAREAFDATSTIEDVNERRRQSAGPLRELRYFAERVRTAQLVPDPASFDVVAFGSTVTFSRDDGRVQKYRIVGEDEADPKAGSISYVSPVARVLMGKSVGDVASVGDQELEILAIS, encoded by the coding sequence ATGAGCGTTGCCTTCATCAAGGAAGAAAGTGCCGAAACGGCCTCGGAAACACTGTTGCCTGACCGGCCGATCTCACCCCATCCGAACCTTGTCACCGAAACGGGATTGAAGGCTCTGGAATTGCACCTCCAACAGGCTCGCGAAGCCTTCGATGCCACAAGCACGATCGAGGACGTGAACGAGCGGCGGCGGCAGTCGGCCGGCCCCTTGCGTGAGCTGCGCTACTTCGCGGAAAGAGTTCGAACGGCTCAGCTTGTCCCCGATCCGGCTTCTTTTGATGTAGTCGCCTTTGGAAGCACCGTCACCTTCAGCCGTGATGACGGGCGGGTGCAGAAATACCGGATCGTCGGAGAGGATGAAGCCGATCCAAAGGCCGGGTCGATCTCCTACGTGTCCCCGGTGGCAAGGGTTCTCATGGGCAAATCTGTCGGGGACGTCGCGAGTGTCGGCGATCAGGAGCTCGAAATCCTAGCCATCTCATAA
- a CDS encoding DUF6065 family protein, with protein sequence MLSFLKKDPQVIQFVCHPEDDGVIAPPLPAKSVLPDWFRRLPAVDKGHLSATNNGLTVKRCMPFLDAMTTGWILPIAATVRLDVKDDGRSVDAGWEFDRVMVSNHGAHQVAGNPKEPSPPCKFHNYWSIRTPPGWSCLFLPPLNRPGQHFECVAGIVDTDSYSAHIHFPFFATAPDGLHVVEKGTPLVQVIPFRRADAAVTAEIRAETRADATEREAIHRNTLAGEGWYRKSARAAR encoded by the coding sequence ATGTTAAGTTTCCTGAAGAAAGATCCGCAGGTCATTCAGTTTGTCTGCCATCCGGAAGACGATGGCGTCATCGCGCCGCCGCTACCGGCCAAATCGGTTCTGCCGGATTGGTTCCGCCGGCTGCCGGCGGTCGACAAAGGGCACCTGTCGGCAACCAACAACGGTCTGACCGTCAAACGCTGCATGCCCTTTCTCGATGCTATGACCACCGGCTGGATTCTGCCGATCGCCGCTACGGTGCGCCTTGACGTCAAGGATGACGGCCGCAGCGTCGATGCAGGCTGGGAGTTCGACCGGGTGATGGTCAGCAACCACGGCGCCCACCAGGTGGCGGGCAATCCGAAAGAGCCCTCCCCGCCCTGCAAGTTTCACAATTACTGGTCGATTCGCACGCCGCCGGGATGGAGTTGCCTGTTTCTGCCGCCGCTAAACCGCCCCGGACAGCACTTCGAATGTGTAGCGGGCATTGTCGATACGGACAGCTATAGCGCTCATATCCATTTTCCGTTCTTCGCGACGGCGCCGGATGGCCTTCACGTCGTCGAAAAGGGAACGCCGCTTGTACAGGTGATACCCTTCCGCCGTGCCGATGCGGCGGTCACGGCAGAAATCCGCGCCGAAACCCGCGCGGATGCTACCGAGCGCGAGGCAATCCATCGGAACACCCTCGCCGGAGAAGGCTGGTATCGCAAGTCGGCGCGCGCCGCGCGCTAG
- a CDS encoding anti-sigma factor family protein: MTRADFSDEILMRFADGELDTGTAAEVERAMETDDALVARVALFIETRHAAKAAMEPLLDEPVPSELKRAVERMVMEKTSPPSVSGAGILPFPRRAANESHRSRWLAPVAASLAAVVAGFGGYWLRGSVEAPIEGGSGVAAIGSPALDEALATVAAGEERRLPGSDQRFRAIATFRDNAQALCREFELDSDDRSTVVSVACRAGSEWRVTFAVIAPGATGGYAPASSTETLDAYLTAIDAGAPLEAAEEARALSELQGAQR; this comes from the coding sequence ATGACAAGAGCCGACTTCTCGGATGAGATACTGATGCGGTTCGCCGACGGCGAGCTCGATACCGGGACTGCTGCCGAAGTAGAACGAGCGATGGAAACGGATGATGCGCTGGTCGCGCGGGTGGCACTCTTCATCGAAACGCGCCATGCGGCCAAGGCCGCTATGGAGCCGCTGCTCGATGAGCCGGTACCTTCCGAGCTCAAGCGTGCGGTCGAAAGAATGGTGATGGAGAAGACGTCGCCACCTTCGGTATCGGGCGCGGGCATCCTGCCTTTCCCGCGCCGCGCTGCGAACGAATCTCACAGAAGTCGATGGCTCGCTCCCGTCGCCGCCTCTCTGGCGGCTGTCGTTGCGGGGTTCGGCGGATATTGGCTGCGGGGAAGTGTCGAGGCGCCGATCGAGGGTGGCTCGGGCGTTGCCGCCATCGGCAGCCCTGCGCTTGACGAGGCGCTCGCCACGGTCGCCGCAGGCGAGGAACGGCGGTTGCCAGGTTCCGACCAACGTTTCCGGGCGATTGCGACATTCCGTGACAATGCGCAGGCGCTGTGCCGCGAGTTCGAGCTGGACTCGGACGATCGCTCAACAGTGGTTTCGGTTGCCTGCCGCGCCGGGTCAGAGTGGCGCGTGACGTTCGCCGTCATCGCACCCGGAGCCACCGGCGGTTATGCTCCTGCATCTTCCACGGAAACGCTCGACGCCTATCTGACCGCGATCGATGCAGGGGCGCCGCTCGAGGCAGCGGAAGAGGCCAGAGCCCTCAGCGAACTCCAAGGTGCGCAACGGTAA
- a CDS encoding RNA polymerase sigma factor, with translation MSNAVKDVGERLMAFLPNLRRFAISLCGSRDVADDLVQSACERALASAERFEPGTRFDAWIFRILRNLWIDQVRRQKTAGVQDDITERHDIAGSSGERETEARLTLKTVAEAITELPDEQREVVLLVCVEELSYREAADVMGIPIGTVMSRLARARRSLAEAAGITQATGRSQSMKGANE, from the coding sequence ATGAGCAATGCGGTGAAAGATGTCGGCGAACGCCTCATGGCGTTCCTGCCCAATCTGCGCCGCTTCGCCATCTCGCTCTGCGGCTCGCGTGATGTTGCCGATGATCTCGTGCAGTCGGCCTGCGAGCGGGCACTCGCCAGTGCCGAGCGCTTCGAGCCGGGCACGCGCTTTGATGCTTGGATATTCCGTATCCTGCGTAATCTCTGGATCGACCAGGTGCGCCGACAGAAGACCGCAGGCGTGCAGGACGATATCACCGAGCGTCATGACATCGCCGGTTCATCTGGCGAGCGTGAAACCGAAGCGCGGCTGACCCTCAAGACCGTCGCGGAGGCGATCACCGAATTGCCGGACGAGCAGCGGGAGGTGGTTCTTCTGGTCTGCGTCGAGGAGCTATCCTATCGCGAAGCGGCCGATGTGATGGGCATTCCAATCGGTACGGTCATGAGCCGACTGGCGAGGGCACGCAGGAGTTTGGCCGAGGCTGCCGGAATAACACAGGCGACCGGACGTTCTCAGTCAATGAAGGGCGCAAACGAATGA
- a CDS encoding S8 family serine peptidase, whose product MLTKLKLALIAPIAAIALVSGDILAPGNMIVREVIGTGLALADDDDDDGGSGGNRGSGGSGRSGSYGAGAGWSGGKSLFPFREFLPRRSIPRRSRAAAPAAPIRAPDEIVGLGFSPTELGELTATGFEVLERNTMTSFNAEVIKLRIPRGLTLEAARQRARAAAPQAVIDFNHYFRPEQHRDAPCVTSDCLARNVIGWPSAQTGPSNCSAGVRIGLVDTAINPDHIAFEARNLEIVRLVDEELPESGRQHGTAVAALLVGSASGRTPGLIPGGKLIAVDAFHRAGRQDDRSAAFDLARALDLLAGRQVQVINLSLAGPPNLLLEQAVKKTGERGIIMVAAAGNDGPRAEPVYPGAYEEVIAVTATDRRKRPYRRAGRGEHIDFAAPGVAVWTAASVSGARPKTGTSFAAPFVTAAVAMMKASEPELAAEMLRDRLTGHAEDLGDPGKDPVFGWGLLNARAICKAKS is encoded by the coding sequence ATGCTGACCAAGTTGAAACTGGCTCTGATCGCTCCCATTGCTGCAATCGCACTCGTATCCGGCGACATCCTGGCTCCTGGAAACATGATTGTGCGTGAAGTGATCGGAACCGGTCTCGCCTTGGCCGATGACGACGACGATGACGGTGGGAGTGGCGGCAACCGCGGATCGGGCGGTTCCGGCCGCTCCGGCTCCTACGGCGCCGGCGCCGGATGGAGTGGCGGCAAGAGCCTGTTTCCATTCCGAGAGTTCCTGCCACGTCGAAGCATCCCGCGGCGCTCTCGCGCAGCCGCACCCGCTGCGCCGATACGAGCGCCCGATGAGATCGTCGGGCTGGGTTTCAGTCCGACGGAACTCGGCGAGTTGACAGCCACGGGCTTCGAGGTCCTCGAACGAAACACGATGACGTCATTCAACGCCGAGGTGATCAAGCTTCGCATTCCCCGCGGGCTGACTCTGGAAGCCGCTCGGCAGCGGGCGCGCGCCGCGGCCCCTCAGGCGGTGATCGACTTCAACCATTATTTCCGGCCGGAGCAGCATCGCGATGCCCCGTGCGTCACGAGCGACTGCCTGGCACGGAACGTGATCGGCTGGCCCTCGGCTCAAACGGGGCCTAGCAATTGCTCGGCCGGCGTGCGGATCGGCCTTGTCGATACGGCGATCAATCCCGATCACATCGCATTCGAGGCTCGCAACTTAGAGATCGTCCGTCTCGTCGACGAAGAATTGCCGGAGTCGGGCAGACAGCACGGCACCGCTGTCGCGGCTTTGCTTGTCGGCTCAGCCAGTGGCCGTACGCCGGGCCTGATACCGGGTGGCAAGCTCATCGCCGTGGACGCATTTCATCGGGCGGGACGGCAAGACGACCGATCCGCCGCCTTCGATCTGGCGCGCGCACTCGACCTCCTTGCTGGGCGTCAGGTTCAGGTCATCAATCTCAGCCTTGCCGGGCCGCCCAATCTCCTGCTTGAACAGGCGGTCAAAAAGACGGGGGAGCGCGGGATCATCATGGTCGCCGCCGCGGGCAATGACGGTCCAAGAGCCGAGCCCGTCTATCCGGGTGCCTATGAAGAGGTCATTGCCGTCACCGCGACCGACAGGCGCAAACGGCCTTACCGGCGCGCCGGACGCGGAGAGCATATCGACTTCGCCGCCCCTGGCGTGGCGGTCTGGACAGCAGCCTCGGTCAGCGGCGCGCGTCCGAAGACGGGAACCTCTTTCGCCGCCCCTTTCGTGACCGCGGCGGTGGCGATGATGAAAGCATCTGAGCCGGAGCTCGCTGCGGAGATGCTCCGCGACAGGCTGACCGGACATGCCGAAGATCTCGGAGATCCGGGAAAGGATCCTGTCTTCGGCTGGGGCTTGTTGAACGCGCGAGCGATTTGCAAGGCGAAGTCCTGA
- a CDS encoding VOC family protein → MAKNTICLWYDKDAEAAARFYCEIFPDSRVSAVHRAPGDYPAGKEGDVLTVDFSVAGIPCIGLNGGPAFKHNEAFSFQIATDDQEETDRYWNAIVGNGGKESACGWCKDKWGISWQITPRVLTDAMAAGGDEAKRAFTAMMDMKKIDVAAIEAARRG, encoded by the coding sequence ATGGCGAAGAATACGATTTGCCTATGGTACGATAAGGACGCCGAGGCTGCCGCTCGTTTCTACTGCGAGATCTTTCCTGACAGCAGGGTGAGTGCCGTGCACCGCGCACCCGGTGACTACCCCGCGGGCAAAGAGGGCGACGTGTTGACGGTCGACTTCAGCGTTGCGGGCATTCCCTGTATCGGCCTCAACGGGGGTCCCGCATTCAAGCACAACGAGGCCTTCTCGTTTCAGATCGCCACCGACGATCAGGAAGAAACCGACCGCTACTGGAACGCCATCGTCGGCAATGGCGGCAAGGAAAGCGCCTGCGGCTGGTGCAAGGACAAATGGGGGATTTCCTGGCAGATCACTCCGCGCGTGCTGACCGACGCGATGGCGGCCGGCGGCGACGAAGCAAAGCGGGCGTTCACGGCGATGATGGACATGAAAAAAATAGACGTCGCTGCAATCGAGGCGGCGCGGCGCGGTTGA
- a CDS encoding putative bifunctional diguanylate cyclase/phosphodiesterase, with product MRFVAGKVAVFRWMLPLAIAMALMGGIYLAVRWSAQQSDALAVKRQQHLVELVISKMQGSIAHDQESATVWDDAVRKVSQEWDPRWVDSNLGSWMNSYFRHDGAFVISPDRKPLYAFLAGQTNEQEAFSNIGPEAMPLIAKLQERLAAGDEGGTSEQVLSIGESDLVRIAGRPAIISVKPIVSDTGDIVQEPGREYLHLAVRFLDGDFLTHLGDDYGFEDLRFSVLPELGRQRSYAPIVSSSRETIGYFSWLPFRPGADVMKATAPVLLVAGALLFALTSALSVVLRRRSRRLQESQAELDHLARHDPLTGLANRASFNRLLARVVATSTIDQANALLYLDLDRFKQVNDTLGHPVGDRLMVEVAKRLKETAAGAAISRIGGDEFTIIVARTRQDEVEKLCDALIAAIRRPFEIDGQPILIGLSIGVAVATGNDADPIEITRKADIALYHAKSAGRNRYAVFGPHMDDLIRTKRDLEQDLRAALDAGNQLEVFYQPVYSAQSHEISSLEALIRWRHPSKGPIAPDAFVPLAETAGLIDRLGAFVLKEACSTAREFPGLDIAVNVSAVELAQRHYAAQVLSLLRQFGIEPSRLELEITETALLDEAGVCEKNITALREFGVKFALDDFGTGFSSFGRLQRLEVDRIKIDRSFVHAFDRPGGGVAVVQSIVGIARAKGLRITAEGVETEEQSEILRKLGCDELQGFHLSRPMSKNSLRQLLGTDKAQGTSF from the coding sequence ATGAGGTTTGTGGCTGGCAAAGTCGCGGTTTTCAGGTGGATGCTGCCCTTGGCCATCGCAATGGCCTTGATGGGAGGCATATACCTGGCCGTCCGCTGGTCGGCGCAGCAATCGGACGCTTTGGCGGTGAAGCGGCAGCAACACCTCGTCGAGCTTGTCATCTCCAAGATGCAAGGTAGCATCGCCCATGATCAGGAGAGTGCCACCGTTTGGGATGACGCCGTCAGAAAAGTGTCGCAGGAATGGGATCCGCGGTGGGTCGATTCTAACCTGGGTAGCTGGATGAACAGCTATTTCCGACACGACGGCGCATTCGTGATCAGTCCGGATCGTAAGCCGTTATACGCCTTTCTTGCCGGCCAGACCAACGAGCAGGAAGCTTTCAGCAACATAGGACCCGAAGCAATGCCGCTCATCGCCAAGCTGCAAGAGCGGCTCGCAGCAGGCGACGAGGGAGGAACGAGTGAGCAGGTGCTGTCCATCGGCGAGAGCGATCTCGTACGCATCGCGGGCCGCCCGGCGATTATCAGCGTGAAGCCGATCGTGTCGGACACCGGTGATATTGTTCAGGAGCCCGGCAGGGAATATCTCCACTTAGCGGTCCGTTTTCTCGACGGCGATTTCCTGACGCATCTCGGTGACGATTATGGCTTTGAGGACCTGCGCTTTTCTGTTTTGCCGGAACTCGGTCGACAGCGGTCCTATGCTCCGATCGTTTCATCATCCCGAGAAACGATAGGATATTTCTCCTGGCTCCCGTTCAGACCCGGTGCCGATGTGATGAAGGCCACGGCGCCTGTGCTTCTCGTCGCCGGCGCCCTCCTTTTTGCCCTCACGAGCGCGCTCAGTGTCGTACTGCGGAGGCGGTCGAGACGCCTGCAGGAAAGCCAGGCGGAGCTCGACCATCTGGCGCGTCACGATCCGTTGACCGGGCTCGCCAACCGTGCGTCTTTCAACCGGTTGCTGGCGCGGGTCGTCGCGACGTCGACAATCGATCAAGCCAATGCTCTTCTGTATCTCGATCTCGACCGCTTCAAGCAAGTGAACGACACACTCGGCCATCCCGTTGGCGATCGGCTGATGGTCGAGGTCGCGAAGCGGCTTAAGGAAACCGCTGCTGGTGCCGCGATTTCCAGAATTGGTGGTGATGAGTTTACCATCATCGTCGCGCGTACCCGCCAGGACGAGGTGGAGAAACTCTGTGACGCGCTGATCGCTGCAATCCGCCGACCTTTCGAGATAGACGGACAGCCCATTCTCATCGGGCTTTCGATAGGTGTGGCGGTCGCGACCGGAAATGACGCCGACCCCATCGAGATCACGCGGAAGGCCGATATCGCGCTTTACCACGCCAAATCGGCCGGGCGGAACCGCTACGCAGTCTTTGGTCCTCATATGGACGACCTGATCAGAACGAAACGGGACCTGGAACAGGATCTGCGTGCGGCGCTGGACGCCGGCAATCAGCTCGAAGTCTTCTATCAGCCCGTATATTCTGCGCAGTCGCACGAGATAAGCTCGCTGGAAGCTCTCATTCGCTGGCGGCATCCGAGCAAAGGCCCTATAGCACCGGATGCCTTCGTTCCGCTTGCGGAGACTGCCGGCCTCATCGATCGGCTCGGCGCGTTCGTGCTGAAGGAAGCCTGTTCTACCGCGCGTGAATTTCCGGGTCTCGACATTGCAGTCAACGTCTCGGCGGTCGAGCTTGCACAGCGCCATTATGCTGCTCAAGTTCTCTCACTGCTGCGCCAGTTCGGGATCGAGCCGTCGAGACTGGAGCTCGAGATCACCGAAACTGCTCTCCTTGACGAAGCCGGCGTCTGCGAAAAAAACATCACGGCACTACGCGAGTTCGGCGTCAAGTTCGCACTTGACGATTTCGGTACGGGATTCTCTTCATTTGGGCGGTTGCAGCGCCTGGAGGTCGACCGGATCAAAATCGATCGCTCTTTCGTCCACGCCTTCGACCGGCCCGGTGGTGGTGTGGCGGTCGTGCAGTCCATCGTCGGCATCGCACGTGCGAAAGGCCTGCGCATCACCGCCGAAGGCGTGGAAACCGAGGAGCAGAGCGAGATCCTGCGCAAGCTGGGCTGTGACGAATTGCAGGGATTCCATTTGTCCAGGCCGATGTCGAAGAATTCACTTCGTCAGCTTCTTGGCACAGACAAGGCCCAAGGAACCTCCTTCTAG
- a CDS encoding AI-2E family transporter yields MLKFSRGIDQDRAATAGGLQQIAFARGSAAAAQPSRLPTLVATAAAVAVLYFARDVFLPLAIAILLTFALAPLVSRLRRVGCPRSVAVIGTVTTAFLFLSAFGVVIAMQVSEVAQNLPTYQYNIVEKVRTLKETGSESQILERIGRVIERISTEISRPEPEVRASPEPTPETKPLLVEIFSPQRPIETLKNIINPLLGPLATTGLVIVVVIFMLLEREELRDRFIRLVGYGDLHRTTEALQDAGARVGRYLLMQLVVNITYGIPLAIGLSLLGIPNAVLWGMLAIVLRFVPYIGPVIAAALPLFLAFAAAPGWSLLVWTAALFIVLELLSNNVVEPWLYGSRTGLSPLAIIVAAIFWAWLWGPVGLVLSTPLTVCLVVLGRHVPQFEFLEILLGNEPVLDPKERLYQRLLAGDPDEATDNAEDMLQEKYLVEFYDTVAIPALLLAERDRARGALTNTQAAQIAQSANTLIANLEEIAGEEEGEEETSTEAQESDDDNDDAEEYDLPPGDGKSVLCVGGRSDLDDVTASMLAQTLWIQGADAAHATHEVLKAGNIKALQLEGRNAVVLSVLDQDFMRHAKFTVRRLKRIAPAARVGIVLWKEDGRPGTTERDQLIESLQADFVVFGMGDAVREALSDELPRSLKLAHPKIAPGYAMRRSKRTDTESTVKAD; encoded by the coding sequence GTGCTGAAGTTCTCGCGTGGCATTGACCAGGATCGTGCTGCAACCGCAGGCGGATTGCAGCAAATCGCCTTCGCGCGCGGCTCAGCAGCCGCGGCGCAGCCGTCACGTCTACCGACGCTCGTCGCGACCGCCGCCGCGGTTGCCGTGCTCTATTTCGCCCGGGACGTCTTCCTGCCGCTGGCTATCGCCATTCTGCTCACCTTTGCTCTCGCGCCGCTGGTTTCGAGGCTGCGTCGCGTCGGTTGTCCCCGTTCGGTGGCCGTCATCGGCACGGTGACGACAGCTTTTCTGTTCCTGTCCGCATTCGGTGTGGTCATAGCGATGCAGGTGAGCGAGGTGGCTCAGAACCTGCCGACCTATCAGTACAACATCGTCGAGAAGGTCAGGACGCTGAAGGAGACCGGATCGGAAAGCCAGATCCTTGAGCGCATTGGCCGCGTCATAGAGAGGATCAGCACGGAGATCAGCCGGCCCGAACCCGAGGTGCGCGCCTCACCCGAACCGACGCCGGAGACCAAGCCGCTGCTCGTGGAGATTTTCTCTCCACAGCGGCCGATCGAGACACTGAAGAACATCATCAATCCTCTGCTTGGCCCGTTGGCAACGACCGGCCTCGTCATCGTCGTGGTCATCTTCATGCTGCTCGAGAGGGAGGAGCTGCGCGACCGTTTCATTCGGCTGGTCGGCTACGGTGACCTGCATCGAACGACCGAGGCACTTCAGGACGCGGGTGCTCGTGTCGGCCGGTATCTGCTCATGCAGTTGGTCGTGAACATCACCTACGGCATTCCGCTGGCCATCGGCCTCTCGCTTCTCGGCATACCCAATGCGGTCCTCTGGGGGATGCTCGCCATCGTACTGCGCTTTGTCCCCTATATCGGACCTGTGATCGCTGCGGCTCTGCCGTTGTTCCTCGCGTTTGCCGCCGCACCTGGATGGAGTCTGCTCGTTTGGACGGCAGCCTTGTTCATTGTCCTTGAACTCTTGAGCAACAATGTCGTCGAGCCTTGGCTTTACGGTTCCCGCACCGGACTGTCGCCGCTTGCGATCATCGTCGCGGCGATCTTCTGGGCATGGCTCTGGGGGCCGGTCGGATTGGTGCTGTCGACGCCGCTGACGGTGTGCCTTGTCGTTCTCGGTCGTCACGTCCCGCAGTTCGAATTTCTGGAGATTCTGCTGGGCAATGAGCCCGTGCTCGATCCGAAGGAGCGCCTCTATCAGCGTCTGCTCGCCGGAGATCCGGATGAGGCGACGGACAATGCGGAAGACATGCTGCAGGAGAAGTATCTCGTCGAGTTCTACGACACGGTTGCTATCCCCGCACTGCTCCTGGCAGAGCGGGACCGCGCCCGGGGCGCCCTGACGAATACCCAGGCGGCTCAGATTGCCCAGAGTGCGAACACCCTCATCGCCAATCTCGAGGAGATTGCCGGCGAAGAGGAAGGGGAGGAGGAAACGAGCACGGAAGCGCAGGAAAGTGATGATGATAATGATGATGCAGAGGAATATGATCTTCCCCCCGGCGACGGAAAGTCCGTCCTGTGCGTCGGAGGGCGCAGTGATCTCGATGACGTTACCGCATCAATGCTCGCCCAGACCCTTTGGATTCAGGGCGCGGATGCGGCCCATGCCACTCACGAAGTCCTCAAGGCGGGCAACATAAAGGCACTGCAGCTCGAGGGGCGCAACGCGGTCGTCTTGAGCGTTCTCGACCAGGATTTCATGAGACATGCCAAGTTTACCGTACGTCGACTGAAACGTATTGCGCCAGCGGCGCGCGTCGGGATTGTTCTTTGGAAAGAGGATGGCCGGCCGGGAACAACCGAAAGAGACCAACTTATTGAATCGCTGCAGGCAGACTTCGTGGTATTCGGGATGGGCGACGCCGTCCGCGAGGCGCTTTCAGACGAATTGCCTCGATCTTTGAAACTCGCCCATCCAAAGATCGCACCGGGATACGCCATGCGGAGAAGCAAACGTACGGACACGGAAAGCACGGTCAAAGCGGACTAG
- a CDS encoding PepSY domain-containing protein, translating into MKNIIIVAAALMSAVTTASLAQTTPSSEGETPAVATPDSQNPTAPVEGANSFTEAQAKERIEEAGYTDVSGLKLDDKGVWQATAMKEGKSVSVALDYQGNVTAQ; encoded by the coding sequence ATGAAAAACATAATCATTGTCGCGGCAGCACTAATGAGTGCCGTGACCACGGCATCACTCGCGCAAACGACACCTTCATCGGAAGGAGAAACGCCAGCAGTAGCAACGCCCGATTCGCAGAACCCGACGGCACCGGTCGAAGGGGCAAACAGCTTCACCGAAGCGCAAGCCAAGGAACGGATCGAAGAGGCCGGATATACCGACGTCAGCGGATTGAAGCTCGATGACAAGGGAGTGTGGCAGGCAACTGCGATGAAGGAGGGCAAATCCGTTTCGGTCGCGCTCGACTACCAGGGCAACGTAACAGCGCAGTAA
- a CDS encoding general stress protein: MRTVTGLFDDYGDAREAVSDLEAAGVPSDDISIVANNIGDRYSTDGSNAAEGAGTGAGLGAAGGGVVGLLTGLGLMAIPGVGPVVAAGWLASTAAGAAAGAIAGGAAGGLIGALTESGVDEEDAHVYAEGVRRGGTLVTARVEDSVAPRAEAILKQRKIVDPAARRSIYAQEGWSRFDENADPYTLDQVDRERERYRSMMP, translated from the coding sequence ATGAGAACTGTAACAGGGCTCTTTGATGACTATGGCGATGCTCGCGAAGCCGTAAGCGATCTGGAAGCGGCAGGCGTACCTTCGGATGACATCAGCATTGTCGCGAACAACATTGGCGATCGATACTCCACCGATGGCTCGAACGCGGCGGAAGGCGCGGGTACCGGAGCCGGCCTAGGCGCTGCCGGGGGCGGCGTTGTCGGTCTTCTGACGGGGCTCGGTCTGATGGCCATCCCTGGGGTCGGCCCCGTAGTGGCTGCCGGGTGGCTTGCCTCCACTGCGGCCGGCGCTGCGGCGGGCGCAATCGCCGGTGGGGCAGCCGGAGGCCTGATCGGTGCACTGACGGAATCCGGGGTTGATGAAGAAGACGCCCATGTTTACGCCGAGGGCGTTCGCCGGGGGGGCACGTTGGTCACAGCAAGGGTCGAGGACAGTGTTGCACCACGAGCAGAAGCGATCCTGAAACAGCGGAAAATCGTGGACCCAGCGGCCCGCAGGAGCATCTATGCCCAGGAAGGATGGTCGCGATTTGACGAAAATGCCGACCCGTACACGCTCGATCAGGTCGATCGAGAGCGGGAGCGGTACCGCAGCATGATGCCGTAA
- a CDS encoding fatty acid desaturase has protein sequence MSAHVYPPASLVEDNAGAWLKTLAKYRQPRLGRSAFELFVTLVPFAIFWAAACFSLANGFWPGLIAILPASAFLLRLFMIQHDCGHGSFFSRRGLDDWTGRLLGVLTLTPYDYWRRAHAAHHATAGNLDERGVGDITTLTITEYCALSPIKRLGYRLYRHPLVMFGIGPAWLFLFKQRLPFGMMNSGALPWISTMATNFAIVTLAALMVWAVGLGTFLLIHLPVVLLAGAAGVWLFYVQHQFEETHWSAGEDWRFPQAALHGASHYDLPPVLRWLTGNIGIHHVHHLSSRIPYYRLPEVLRDHPQLAGIGRITLWDSLKCVRLVLWDDRRRRLVSFHDAAGSLRRSLTEDGRKTK, from the coding sequence ATGAGCGCACATGTCTATCCACCCGCTTCACTCGTTGAAGACAATGCTGGAGCGTGGTTGAAGACGCTGGCTAAATACCGGCAGCCCCGCCTGGGGCGTAGCGCCTTCGAACTGTTCGTCACTCTCGTCCCTTTCGCCATCTTCTGGGCAGCGGCCTGCTTTTCGCTGGCCAACGGCTTCTGGCCCGGGCTGATTGCAATCCTTCCTGCCAGCGCCTTTCTGCTCCGATTGTTCATGATCCAGCACGATTGCGGCCACGGCTCGTTTTTCTCCCGTCGTGGGCTCGATGACTGGACCGGCCGCCTGCTCGGGGTCCTGACCCTGACCCCTTACGATTATTGGAGGCGTGCGCATGCCGCCCATCATGCGACTGCAGGTAATCTCGACGAACGCGGGGTTGGTGACATCACCACGCTGACGATTACCGAATACTGTGCCCTTTCGCCGATCAAACGCCTCGGCTACCGGCTGTACCGGCACCCGCTTGTCATGTTCGGGATCGGGCCGGCCTGGCTCTTTCTGTTCAAGCAGCGCCTGCCGTTCGGAATGATGAACTCGGGTGCTCTGCCATGGATTTCGACCATGGCGACGAATTTTGCGATCGTCACGCTGGCCGCCTTGATGGTTTGGGCCGTCGGTTTGGGAACGTTTCTCCTGATCCATCTTCCGGTCGTGCTGCTCGCAGGTGCAGCCGGCGTTTGGCTCTTTTATGTGCAGCACCAGTTCGAGGAGACCCACTGGTCGGCGGGCGAGGATTGGCGGTTTCCCCAGGCGGCGCTGCATGGCGCCTCGCATTACGATCTTCCGCCGGTGCTGCGGTGGCTCACTGGCAATATCGGCATCCATCACGTGCACCACCTGTCCAGCCGGATTCCGTACTACCGTCTGCCGGAAGTACTGCGTGACCATCCGCAACTTGCCGGCATCGGTCGGATCACCCTGTGGGACAGCCTCAAATGCGTCAGGCTCGTGCTCTGGGACGACCGGCGCCGGAGGCTAGTTTCATTCCACGACGCCGCTGGGTCGCTGCGCCGCTCCCTTACTGAAGATGGACGAAAGACGAAGTAA